A region of Moorena producens PAL-8-15-08-1 DNA encodes the following proteins:
- the hisB gene encoding imidazoleglycerol-phosphate dehydratase HisB produces the protein MQVSDNPTQIESGPIILNTQESRLKARTASVRRTTGETDVQVSLNLDGTGICTANTGIPFLDHMLHQISSHGLIDLEVQAKGDLEIDDHHTNEDVGITLGQALAKALSDRKGIVRFGNFLAPLDEALILVSLDFSGRPHLSYGLEIPTQRVGTYDTQLVREFFVALVNHSQLTLHIRQLDGINSHHIIEATFKAFARAMRMAVEIDPRRAGMIPSSKGVL, from the coding sequence ATGCAAGTAAGCGATAACCCGACGCAGATCGAGAGCGGACCGATAATTCTCAACACCCAAGAGTCTAGGTTAAAGGCGCGAACAGCCTCAGTCAGGCGTACTACTGGGGAAACTGATGTACAGGTGTCACTGAATTTAGATGGTACAGGTATCTGCACCGCTAATACAGGGATTCCATTTTTAGACCATATGCTGCATCAAATCTCTTCCCATGGACTGATTGACTTGGAGGTGCAGGCAAAGGGGGACCTAGAAATTGATGATCACCACACTAATGAAGATGTTGGGATTACCCTAGGGCAAGCCTTGGCAAAAGCATTAAGCGATCGCAAAGGAATAGTTCGCTTCGGGAATTTCCTGGCTCCCCTAGATGAGGCCTTGATTCTGGTATCTCTAGACTTTTCTGGACGTCCTCACTTAAGCTATGGCTTGGAAATTCCTACCCAGCGTGTCGGGACCTATGATACCCAGCTGGTGCGAGAGTTTTTTGTCGCACTGGTTAACCATAGTCAGCTCACCTTACATATCCGCCAACTAGATGGCATCAATTCACATCATATTATTGAAGCAACATTCAAGGCATTTGCCAGGGCAATGCGCATGGCTGTGGAAATTGATCCTCGTCGTGCAGGGATGATTCCAAGCTCTAAGGGGGTTTTGTAA
- a CDS encoding helix-turn-helix domain-containing protein yields MLREHHDITLLKLRQQVGLTQRELAEALGVTQKTISIWERGKMQPKLSFWQTKLIMEKLNCTLDQLIIATELKHQNENEIKPPRMIPHNPRFF; encoded by the coding sequence ATGCTACGTGAACATCATGACATAACCCTACTAAAGTTGCGCCAGCAAGTTGGCTTAACTCAGCGAGAACTTGCTGAAGCCCTTGGAGTAACCCAGAAAACCATTTCCATTTGGGAAAGGGGCAAAATGCAGCCTAAGCTCTCCTTTTGGCAAACTAAGTTAATCATGGAAAAGCTCAACTGCACCCTTGATCAGCTAATCATTGCCACTGAGCTGAAACACCAGAATGAAAATGAAATTAAACCACCAAGAATGATACCACATAATCCCAGATTTTTCTAA
- a CDS encoding GAF domain-containing protein produces MVAASVYQNNSNQVEKGSISEANSSAAGSLVAAGQGISNFLAPLNRESLKQVVRSVEDALQIVNQTLSMLDALLENQDFEKVLQEILNAITLKTAELMNADRVTIFFLDEDKHELWSVVAKGEGNNTLGELRFPADQGIVGEVATFKRVVNVPYDFYDDPRSNTAKKSDQKTGYRTYTLLALPLLTRQGDLVAVVQLLNKVKNSYAQNASLNEKIDQQGFTDEDQKLFNDFAPSMRLVLESSKSLYRATQRQRAATALIKATESLNLSSLDLDETLKRVMDEAKTLMKADRSTLWLIDRERNELWAQIPQADGSSQEIRIPMGVGFAGKVAQTGEALNIPFDLYDHPNSNNSKKVDQESGYRTCSLLCMPVYNSNQELIGVTQLVNKKKTGDFEPYNPHDWPKAPECWKASFNRIDEAYMKAFNIQAGVAIQRAKLFATIKQQEQIQRDMLRSLSNGVISTDKTGKIIATNESAKKLLGYYPGDSLEGLSVSQLINIKGGNFAQWLQNALTAKTEKDSRQYYPDQTLISQGLESTKHCVNLSINSIADASDQTHVYGALVVMDDISDEKRLKTTMYRYMTQELAEELLKLDDHKLGGDRKEVSVLFSDIRGYTALTESLKAEDVVGMLNDYFESMVDAIFEYKGTLDKYIGDAIMAVFGSPLPQEDHAWRAVQTALEMRQRLKEFNQERVKANRKPLKIGIGINSDSVISGNMGSTKRMEFTSIGDGVNLGARLETASKQYGCDILISENTYRACVDQIWARELDKVIVKGKTKPVSIYELVGLKSEPISEYKARIIEHYYKGRQYYLQRQFALAMGEFGTVLEKYDKNDQASVLHLRRCQRFLQEPPNDDWDGGWKLLEK; encoded by the coding sequence ATGGTAGCTGCATCTGTTTATCAAAACAATTCAAATCAGGTGGAAAAGGGGAGCATATCTGAGGCAAATTCCTCAGCAGCCGGTTCGCTAGTTGCGGCGGGACAAGGAATATCTAACTTCCTAGCGCCTTTAAACCGGGAAAGTTTAAAACAAGTAGTCCGAAGTGTAGAAGACGCACTCCAGATCGTCAATCAAACCCTGTCGATGCTGGACGCTCTACTGGAAAACCAAGATTTTGAGAAGGTTCTCCAGGAGATTTTGAATGCGATTACTCTTAAGACGGCAGAGTTAATGAATGCCGACCGAGTAACAATATTTTTTCTGGATGAAGACAAGCACGAACTTTGGTCGGTAGTGGCAAAGGGAGAGGGAAACAACACCTTAGGAGAACTGCGATTTCCAGCTGATCAGGGCATTGTTGGTGAAGTAGCTACTTTCAAACGGGTGGTTAACGTTCCCTACGATTTTTATGATGACCCTCGTTCTAACACTGCCAAAAAGTCTGACCAAAAAACTGGATATCGCACCTATACGCTGCTAGCCTTGCCCCTGTTGACTCGACAGGGAGATTTAGTTGCCGTAGTCCAATTACTTAATAAGGTCAAAAATTCCTATGCACAGAACGCTTCCTTAAACGAAAAAATTGATCAACAGGGCTTTACTGACGAAGATCAAAAACTGTTTAACGATTTTGCCCCTTCGATGCGGCTGGTTCTGGAATCTTCGAAGTCCTTGTACCGAGCTACCCAGAGACAACGAGCAGCAACAGCACTGATCAAAGCCACAGAATCCCTCAATCTCAGCAGTTTGGATCTAGACGAAACCCTCAAGCGGGTGATGGATGAGGCGAAAACGCTGATGAAAGCCGACCGTAGTACCCTGTGGCTGATTGACCGAGAGCGTAATGAACTGTGGGCGCAAATTCCCCAAGCGGATGGTTCCTCCCAAGAAATCCGGATCCCAATGGGTGTTGGCTTTGCCGGGAAGGTAGCTCAAACCGGTGAAGCTCTAAATATTCCTTTTGACCTATATGATCATCCCAATTCTAACAATTCAAAAAAAGTTGATCAGGAATCTGGTTATCGCACCTGTAGCCTGTTGTGTATGCCAGTGTATAACTCCAATCAAGAGTTAATAGGTGTAACCCAACTAGTTAACAAGAAAAAGACCGGTGACTTTGAGCCCTACAATCCCCATGATTGGCCGAAAGCTCCGGAATGCTGGAAAGCAAGTTTTAATCGAATTGATGAAGCCTACATGAAGGCGTTCAATATTCAAGCTGGGGTAGCTATACAGCGAGCGAAACTGTTTGCCACCATCAAACAGCAGGAACAAATTCAGCGGGATATGCTGCGCAGTCTCAGTAATGGGGTTATTTCCACCGATAAAACCGGTAAGATTATCGCTACCAATGAAAGTGCCAAGAAATTGCTGGGGTATTACCCTGGAGACAGCTTGGAGGGGTTATCGGTTAGTCAGTTGATTAACATCAAAGGCGGAAATTTTGCTCAATGGCTCCAGAACGCTTTAACTGCCAAGACAGAAAAAGACAGCCGTCAGTACTACCCCGACCAAACCTTGATATCCCAGGGGTTAGAATCAACCAAGCATTGTGTGAATCTCTCGATTAACTCTATTGCTGATGCCAGCGATCAAACCCATGTCTATGGTGCTTTGGTAGTCATGGATGACATTAGTGATGAAAAACGCCTCAAGACTACCATGTATCGCTACATGACCCAGGAGTTAGCAGAGGAATTACTTAAACTTGATGACCATAAATTAGGAGGCGATCGCAAAGAGGTATCAGTTCTGTTCTCAGATATTCGTGGCTATACTGCCTTGACCGAAAGTTTAAAGGCAGAAGATGTCGTGGGTATGCTCAACGACTATTTTGAGTCGATGGTGGATGCAATTTTTGAATATAAAGGTACCCTCGACAAATACATTGGCGATGCGATTATGGCTGTTTTTGGTTCGCCCTTGCCCCAAGAAGATCATGCTTGGAGAGCAGTGCAAACTGCCTTAGAGATGCGCCAGCGTCTCAAAGAGTTTAATCAAGAACGTGTTAAAGCTAATCGAAAACCTTTAAAGATCGGGATTGGCATAAACTCCGATAGCGTCATTAGTGGTAATATGGGTTCAACTAAACGAATGGAGTTTACCTCTATTGGTGATGGAGTCAATTTAGGTGCTCGCTTGGAAACGGCTAGCAAGCAATACGGTTGTGACATCCTAATTAGTGAAAATACTTACAGAGCTTGTGTGGACCAGATCTGGGCTAGGGAATTGGACAAGGTAATTGTTAAGGGCAAGACTAAGCCAGTATCCATTTATGAATTGGTCGGCCTAAAATCTGAACCGATTTCTGAGTACAAAGCACGAATCATTGAACATTACTACAAAGGCCGTCAGTATTACCTCCAGCGACAGTTCGCTCTCGCCATGGGTGAGTTTGGCACTGTTCTAGAAAAATATGACAAAAATGACCAAGCCTCTGTATTGCACCTGAGGCGTTGTCAGCGCTTTCTTCAAGAACCTCCTAACGATGACTGGGATGGTGGCTGGAAGTTGTTAGAGAAATAG
- the recN gene encoding DNA repair protein RecN, giving the protein MLLYLRIHNFALIDHLDVEFGAGLNVLTGETGAGKSIILDAIDIALGGKVTNRLIRTGTKRALVEATFSVDNPLIAWLSEQEIELLDQADLVCSREITATEKGMRSRSRVNGTIVNRQLMEGLRERLVEITAQGQTIQLIMPARQRGLLDLYGGSLVIQQRDRVASAYIACQEAKKALETQQRSQQERLQRLDWLEYQIQDLSAANLSAPDELEQLEREHQRLNHVVELQQRSYQVYQALYHNDQGTKASADLLGQAESTLQDMVDYDSQLQPLLDLVSGALAQVVEAAHQINAYGDGLETDPERLQVVEERIGVLKQICRKYGPSLAQAIAHYETLQAELEELGSEGASLEELEKNYAFSQENVTDECEQLTKLRYRAGSELEKQLVNQLKPLAMEKVKFTVEINPIVPTAAGGDQVTFCFSPNPGEPLQPIAKTASGGEMSRFLLALKACFSSSNQPGTTLIFDEIDAGVSGRVAGAIAERLYQLSQRHQVLCVTHQPLIAAMADQHFRVDKQVIAQPISSILKQPSSPQGNRSGSTQVVTQIPESGMPELRTVVRISLLNHPQKRQEEIAQLAGGQSAQDAMNFAASLLSQAASWRKTCTVVKQD; this is encoded by the coding sequence ATGTTACTTTATTTGCGAATTCACAACTTTGCCTTAATTGACCACTTAGACGTGGAATTCGGTGCTGGTCTAAATGTGTTGACTGGGGAAACCGGTGCGGGTAAGTCCATTATTTTGGATGCCATTGATATTGCCCTGGGGGGAAAAGTCACCAATCGGCTGATTCGCACAGGGACTAAACGGGCTTTGGTAGAAGCTACCTTCTCGGTAGATAACCCCTTGATAGCCTGGTTGAGTGAGCAAGAGATTGAGTTACTTGATCAAGCCGATTTAGTCTGTAGCCGAGAGATTACCGCAACAGAGAAAGGCATGCGATCGCGTTCTCGGGTCAATGGCACGATAGTTAATCGGCAACTGATGGAGGGACTGCGTGAGCGTTTGGTAGAAATTACTGCTCAGGGTCAAACCATACAGCTAATTATGCCAGCACGCCAACGAGGGCTACTCGACCTTTACGGCGGTTCCCTTGTGATCCAACAGCGAGATCGAGTTGCATCTGCGTATATAGCTTGTCAAGAGGCCAAGAAAGCTCTAGAGACACAGCAAAGGTCTCAGCAAGAACGCCTACAACGTCTGGACTGGTTAGAGTATCAAATTCAAGACCTCAGTGCTGCCAACCTTAGCGCTCCTGACGAACTTGAACAGCTTGAACGTGAACACCAGCGTCTGAACCATGTTGTGGAACTCCAACAGAGGAGTTACCAAGTCTATCAAGCACTTTACCATAATGATCAGGGGACAAAAGCAAGTGCTGACTTATTGGGTCAAGCGGAAAGTACCTTACAGGATATGGTAGACTATGATAGTCAATTGCAACCTCTACTAGACTTAGTCAGTGGAGCATTGGCTCAAGTGGTGGAAGCTGCCCATCAGATTAATGCCTATGGAGATGGACTAGAGACTGATCCGGAACGTCTCCAAGTGGTGGAGGAAAGAATTGGGGTTCTTAAACAAATTTGCCGCAAATATGGACCAAGCCTTGCTCAGGCAATCGCTCACTATGAGACCCTACAGGCAGAACTGGAAGAATTAGGCAGTGAAGGTGCATCTCTAGAAGAATTAGAGAAAAATTACGCATTTAGTCAGGAAAACGTGACCGATGAATGTGAGCAACTGACAAAATTGCGCTACAGGGCTGGGTCAGAACTTGAAAAACAGCTGGTTAACCAGTTAAAGCCCTTGGCTATGGAGAAGGTAAAGTTTACAGTGGAAATCAACCCCATTGTACCCACGGCAGCTGGTGGAGATCAAGTCACCTTTTGCTTCTCTCCCAACCCCGGAGAACCCTTGCAACCTATTGCTAAGACGGCTTCCGGTGGAGAGATGAGTCGATTTTTACTGGCACTGAAAGCTTGTTTTTCCAGCAGTAATCAGCCAGGAACAACCTTAATTTTTGATGAAATTGATGCTGGGGTATCTGGTCGGGTAGCAGGAGCGATCGCAGAACGACTCTACCAACTCAGTCAACGCCACCAAGTTCTTTGTGTGACTCACCAACCGTTAATTGCTGCGATGGCAGACCAACATTTTAGGGTAGATAAACAGGTGATTGCTCAACCGATTTCTAGCATTTTGAAACAACCATCTTCCCCTCAAGGTAACCGGTCTGGCAGTACTCAAGTAGTTACCCAAATCCCAGAATCTGGAATGCCCGAGCTTCGAACTGTAGTCAGGATTAGCCTCCTGAATCATCCCCAAAAGCGGCAGGAAGAAATCGCTCAGTTAGCTGGTGGACAGTCGGCTCAAGACGCTATGAATTTTGCAGCTTCCTTGTTGTCCCAAGCTGCTAGCTGGCGTAAGACATGCACAGTGGTAAAACAGGACTAA
- a CDS encoding ABC1 kinase family protein: MNPKTVSPTSVQALDSQADADRSVLPVSGTQSSVEEELSSTTESSVLETEKPRYDPSAIAAKYHKAYLQVLGRSFTIISSFISFALGLWWDRFRGRDVTKNQRRAIQLREILTDLGPAYIKIGQALSTRPDLVPQIFLDELTLLQDQLPAFENEVAYQFIEEELGDRPENIFAELTEKPVAAASLGQVYKGKLKTGETVAVKVQRPGLAHKITLDLYIIRGLAQWVQSNVKRVRSDLVAIMDEFGARIFEEMDYQHEGRNAERFAKLYGKLPEIYVPRIYWEYTGRRVLTMEWITGSKLTDMETIKAQGIDAKHLIEVGVNCSLRQLLEHGFFHADPHPGNLLATSDGKLAYIDFGMMSQVKTYQRYGLVEAVVHLVNRDFPGLANDYVKLEFLTPDTDLTPIIPALAKVFNNALGASVAELNFKSITDQLSALMYEYPFRVPAYYALIIRSLVTLEGIAINVEPDFKVLSKAYPYVAKRLLTDPSPELRASLRDLLFKDEGFRWNRLENLLRNAGNSPDYDINQVLDQTLDFIFSERGAFIREHLVNEIVKAIDSFGRQTLDNVSYALQERLGLEINNKDHQDNKPEDKPESNENIKRIWKILQDTPGFDLMQLLPVIPQVLIKQETQEMGQKIAGSLAQRVIARMIREALLQDNPENGTLNGHEQGSNPNLVLPPTAAMR, from the coding sequence ATGAATCCTAAAACAGTTTCCCCAACTTCTGTTCAAGCACTAGACTCACAGGCTGATGCGGACAGGTCAGTGTTACCAGTGTCGGGAACTCAGAGCTCAGTTGAGGAAGAGTTGAGCTCGACAACGGAATCCTCTGTCTTGGAAACAGAAAAACCACGGTACGACCCGTCCGCGATCGCAGCCAAGTACCACAAGGCATACCTGCAAGTTCTAGGGCGGTCTTTCACGATTATTTCTTCATTTATATCGTTTGCTCTAGGTCTGTGGTGGGATCGGTTTCGCGGTCGGGATGTTACCAAGAACCAGCGCAGAGCGATTCAGCTGCGGGAAATTTTAACCGACCTAGGGCCAGCTTACATTAAAATCGGACAAGCTCTTTCCACACGACCGGATTTAGTCCCACAAATTTTCTTGGATGAGTTGACGCTGCTACAAGACCAACTCCCAGCCTTTGAGAATGAGGTGGCTTATCAATTTATTGAGGAAGAATTAGGCGATCGCCCGGAAAATATTTTCGCTGAACTGACTGAAAAGCCTGTGGCAGCGGCTTCCTTAGGGCAGGTGTATAAGGGCAAGCTCAAAACTGGGGAAACTGTTGCGGTCAAGGTACAGCGACCAGGATTGGCACATAAAATTACCCTCGATCTTTACATTATACGCGGTCTGGCACAGTGGGTACAAAGCAATGTCAAGCGGGTGCGCAGTGACTTGGTTGCCATCATGGATGAGTTTGGTGCCCGGATCTTTGAAGAGATGGACTATCAGCATGAAGGGCGCAATGCTGAACGCTTTGCCAAGCTTTACGGCAAACTACCAGAAATTTATGTTCCCCGAATTTACTGGGAGTACACTGGGCGTCGTGTCCTGACTATGGAATGGATAACGGGTAGTAAGCTGACGGATATGGAAACAATCAAGGCTCAAGGCATTGATGCCAAGCACTTGATTGAAGTTGGGGTAAACTGTTCCTTGCGACAGCTACTGGAACACGGATTCTTTCATGCCGACCCTCACCCTGGAAACCTGTTAGCCACTTCTGATGGCAAGCTGGCTTATATTGACTTTGGGATGATGAGCCAAGTCAAGACGTATCAGCGCTATGGTTTGGTTGAAGCTGTTGTCCATCTGGTCAATCGTGATTTCCCTGGTTTGGCCAATGACTACGTGAAGCTGGAGTTTTTGACCCCAGATACAGACCTGACACCAATTATTCCTGCCCTGGCCAAGGTTTTTAACAACGCCTTGGGAGCCAGTGTGGCAGAACTCAACTTCAAGAGTATCACTGACCAGTTATCAGCGTTGATGTATGAGTATCCCTTCCGGGTACCTGCTTACTATGCCCTGATTATTCGTTCCCTCGTCACCTTAGAAGGGATTGCCATTAATGTTGAGCCAGATTTCAAAGTACTCAGTAAAGCCTATCCTTATGTAGCTAAGCGCCTATTGACGGATCCATCACCAGAATTACGGGCATCCTTAAGGGATTTACTGTTCAAGGATGAGGGTTTCCGTTGGAACCGTCTAGAAAACCTGTTGCGTAATGCTGGAAATTCTCCAGATTATGATATCAACCAAGTCTTAGATCAGACCCTAGACTTTATTTTTTCAGAGCGAGGAGCTTTCATTCGGGAGCACTTGGTCAATGAGATTGTCAAGGCTATCGATAGCTTTGGACGACAGACCTTGGATAACGTCAGTTATGCCTTGCAGGAACGTCTAGGCTTAGAAATAAATAATAAAGATCATCAAGACAACAAGCCAGAAGATAAACCCGAAAGCAATGAGAATATCAAGCGGATTTGGAAAATTTTACAAGACACTCCTGGTTTTGACCTAATGCAATTGTTGCCAGTTATTCCTCAAGTGTTGATAAAACAGGAGACCCAGGAAATGGGACAAAAAATTGCTGGTAGTTTGGCACAGCGAGTGATTGCTCGGATGATTCGGGAGGCTTTACTCCAAGATAATCCTGAGAATGGCACCCTTAACGGTCATGAGCAGGGGTCAAACCCTAACTTGGTTTTGCCCCCCACTGCTGCAATGCGATAG
- a CDS encoding DUF3598 family protein yields MDRKLQNWYKFCRYYSGDLYGIWTRYSTTGDVIESWRCIRSFRPKADCHEIHHQNHYTYANGKTETKIFEPYKQPITTGLFLDNGFSWGSTNVKSGSTFFSDICLRYENSRATAIAKYDESGSLKRFTVFPEHLGHFLDAVAHGGTTKTALHRFVNVPALPPAHQISSDWQGTLQRITPDWQIPPPVVTSWQPLDNLPEDYLKLHFTNGISISCPAQVERGKEFFVAVDWLVNQTVLQRGTRHYDRSGFTSFTVEVFRI; encoded by the coding sequence ATGGATCGAAAACTCCAAAATTGGTATAAGTTCTGTCGATATTATTCAGGAGACTTGTATGGGATTTGGACTAGATACTCAACCACAGGAGACGTCATAGAATCTTGGCGCTGTATTAGAAGCTTTCGTCCCAAAGCAGATTGTCATGAAATACATCACCAAAATCACTATACTTATGCTAATGGCAAGACAGAAACAAAAATCTTTGAACCCTACAAGCAACCTATCACAACCGGCTTGTTTTTAGACAACGGCTTTTCTTGGGGTTCCACCAACGTAAAATCTGGCTCCACCTTTTTTTCCGATATATGTTTAAGGTATGAAAATAGTCGTGCTACTGCGATTGCCAAATATGATGAAAGTGGCAGCTTAAAACGCTTTACTGTCTTTCCGGAACACCTAGGACATTTTCTTGATGCAGTCGCTCATGGGGGGACCACCAAGACCGCGCTGCATCGCTTTGTGAATGTGCCTGCTCTACCTCCCGCCCATCAAATCAGTAGCGACTGGCAAGGAACACTCCAAAGAATAACCCCGGACTGGCAAATTCCACCCCCAGTAGTAACCTCATGGCAACCGTTAGACAATTTACCTGAAGATTACCTGAAGTTACACTTTACCAACGGAATTTCAATCAGTTGTCCGGCACAGGTAGAGAGGGGAAAAGAGTTTTTTGTGGCAGTGGATTGGCTGGTTAACCAGACTGTATTGCAACGAGGCACTCGCCACTATGACCGATCTGGCTTTACCAGTTTTACTGTAGAAGTATTTAGAATTTAG
- a CDS encoding DUF3598 family protein, giving the protein MALSSWLLLNPCSLLPAPCSLKPRYLYLTSHRIAITILYTIAMNQTFEQLKQHNWTNFMTHHLRNWYGSWTIYSPEGEVMESFVGSRCSISDAEQTHITQTNVYMYDNGTEEEKVYQNTPNSLINGLVEQTTQASFMYMFEQGSAIWTVNRFEPGELFAVEFWFRYQELRHSLLVVYNSDGELTQTVSVREEDLQKPCDHWTLNPELIPDRDILNGEEGLAITLTPVTQLSQPTPTCLDWEYPDHQTFYYPDRISLSYPPKLKPGMSFVVMGDWQVNPDIRQQLLVDYNSSGELSCLTLKSNQ; this is encoded by the coding sequence TTGGCTCTTAGCTCTTGGCTCTTGCTTAATCCCTGCTCCCTGCTCCCTGCTCCCTGCTCCCTAAAACCTAGATACCTGTACCTCACAAGTCATAGAATTGCTATAACAATACTTTACACAATAGCTATGAATCAGACATTTGAACAGTTAAAGCAGCATAACTGGACTAATTTTATGACCCATCATTTACGAAATTGGTATGGGTCTTGGACAATTTATTCCCCTGAAGGTGAAGTGATGGAATCCTTTGTAGGTAGTCGATGCTCTATTAGTGATGCTGAACAAACTCACATTACCCAAACTAACGTATATATGTATGACAATGGAACTGAAGAGGAGAAGGTTTACCAGAATACTCCCAATAGTTTAATCAATGGTTTAGTTGAACAAACCACTCAAGCCTCCTTTATGTATATGTTTGAGCAAGGCTCGGCTATTTGGACGGTAAATCGATTTGAACCAGGAGAGTTATTTGCAGTAGAGTTCTGGTTTAGATATCAAGAATTACGTCATAGTCTGCTAGTAGTGTATAACTCAGATGGAGAATTAACTCAAACAGTCAGTGTCCGAGAGGAGGATTTGCAAAAGCCCTGTGATCATTGGACACTTAACCCAGAGTTAATCCCCGATCGAGATATCCTTAATGGGGAAGAAGGATTAGCAATTACTCTTACCCCAGTCACCCAATTATCTCAGCCAACACCAACTTGTTTAGATTGGGAATATCCAGACCATCAAACTTTTTATTATCCAGATAGAATATCATTAAGTTATCCTCCCAAACTAAAACCAGGAATGTCTTTCGTTGTGATGGGAGATTGGCAAGTTAATCCTGATATTAGACAACAACTGCTAGTTGATTATAATTCATCTGGTGAGTTATCGTGCTTAACGTTAAAGAGTAATCAATAA
- the xrtO gene encoding exosortase O yields MTAGMNSDPPRGQNLASTIVLVVAWLLGNIWALQWLFESFKYASLLNLMLIGVVLMACLVQLWRDRLIITVSGTPTLRLYPLLLMLGSGISAIAFRWLVYLPQLNLLLFLLGSYGLWGLFIPPSLWRKGLPAAILLACVVPFSTEFNSGLGFPVRVITAHAVEQMLSAWHIVAISSHDIIVMENGIAQVDLPCSGLKSLWTGTLFLLAATWLERRQLGIRWLLVCTANLVLLAIANTIRVLLLVMIIEVWQQQQIAEVLHLPLGLIGFILACAFSWMLLQTVPQNSGGLMLATTVFRDLSLLGKDKKQGLTRLSGFRPPAPQNWGEIELKSPRIGGFRGLAAKGSEVNPSENGCKTGISYQFQQKSKSITWLLIVVIALAVVGQIQPIQQKVNAIASIQLPQQLVSEPLPLTDAEQRFFDNPALPIAQKQRFVYGNLSGSMLLVASSAWQAHHPPELCLVGNGFKVDSIKPTLLNQSVKARWLSLQDGKRSATYWFQSPQGTTDDFLSRIWDYIAHRNKTWVLVSVLFDSEHNPDSAEIQTFASTIHDAIHQSLTSAVSSQRSAVSGQRSAYFIQKLFGVAWP; encoded by the coding sequence ATGACAGCTGGGATGAATTCAGATCCCCCCAGAGGTCAAAACCTCGCCAGCACCATCGTGCTGGTAGTGGCTTGGCTTTTGGGGAATATCTGGGCACTGCAATGGCTATTTGAGTCATTTAAGTACGCATCACTGCTAAATCTGATGCTAATCGGTGTTGTGCTCATGGCTTGTTTGGTACAGCTATGGCGCGATCGCTTAATTATAACTGTGTCAGGAACTCCCACCTTAAGACTCTATCCCCTGTTGCTAATGTTAGGGTCTGGGATTAGTGCGATCGCATTCAGGTGGTTGGTGTATCTCCCACAACTCAACTTACTCCTATTCCTACTAGGTAGCTATGGGTTATGGGGCTTGTTTATCCCACCATCCCTTTGGCGTAAAGGGTTACCTGCTGCAATTTTACTTGCCTGTGTTGTCCCTTTCAGCACTGAGTTTAACAGCGGTTTGGGTTTTCCAGTAAGGGTGATCACTGCTCATGCTGTGGAACAGATGCTGTCAGCTTGGCACATTGTAGCTATCTCCTCCCACGACATTATTGTCATGGAAAACGGGATTGCTCAGGTAGATTTGCCCTGCAGTGGTCTGAAAAGTTTGTGGACAGGGACTTTGTTTTTACTGGCAGCAACTTGGTTAGAACGTCGTCAGCTGGGAATACGTTGGTTACTGGTTTGTACTGCAAATCTTGTGCTGTTAGCGATCGCTAATACAATCCGGGTGCTGCTGTTAGTCATGATTATAGAAGTCTGGCAACAACAACAAATTGCTGAAGTGCTACATCTACCTCTCGGACTGATTGGTTTTATCTTAGCTTGTGCCTTCAGTTGGATGCTGCTGCAAACCGTTCCTCAGAATTCCGGGGGTTTGATGTTGGCCACAACTGTGTTTAGGGATTTGTCATTGCTGGGTAAGGATAAGAAACAAGGACTTACACGATTAAGTGGATTTCGCCCCCCTGCCCCCCAAAATTGGGGGGAAATTGAGTTAAAGTCCCCCAGAATTGGGGGATTTAGGGGGCTTGCAGCTAAAGGTAGTGAGGTCAATCCATCTGAAAACGGCTGTAAGACTGGTATCAGCTATCAGTTTCAGCAAAAGTCCAAGAGTATCACTTGGCTGCTGATTGTAGTTATAGCTCTAGCAGTGGTAGGTCAAATTCAACCAATTCAACAGAAGGTAAATGCGATCGCATCGATTCAATTACCCCAGCAACTGGTATCTGAACCCCTACCTCTAACGGACGCTGAACAACGATTTTTTGATAATCCTGCCTTACCTATTGCTCAAAAGCAACGGTTTGTCTATGGCAATCTCTCCGGTTCAATGCTATTGGTGGCCAGTAGTGCTTGGCAAGCTCACCATCCGCCAGAATTATGTTTGGTAGGCAATGGTTTTAAGGTAGATTCGATTAAGCCAACCTTGCTCAATCAGTCAGTAAAGGCACGGTGGCTATCTCTACAAGACGGCAAACGTTCAGCAACCTACTGGTTTCAATCACCCCAGGGCACTACAGATGATTTCTTATCCCGAATCTGGGATTATATCGCCCATCGCAACAAGACTTGGGTGCTAGTTTCTGTCCTGTTCGATAGTGAACACAATCCCGATAGTGCTGAGATTCAGACTTTTGCTAGCACTATCCATGATGCTATTCATCAAAGCTTAACATCAGCGGTCAGCAGTCAGCGGTCAGCGGTGAGCGGTCAGCGGTCAGCTTATTTTATTCAAAAGCTGTTCGGTGTAGCTTGGCCGTAG